A genomic region of Pyrus communis chromosome 14, drPyrComm1.1, whole genome shotgun sequence contains the following coding sequences:
- the LOC137714123 gene encoding translation initiation factor IF-1, chloroplastic-like, with amino-acid sequence MLTSPSSSLRHPILHHTPPPHSKTLTLTPSTLNFQPVQKPQFHLHININTSRHCPVGNHLLFSTIRFSNVVAASKSPGVDEQKFSQEGMVTESLPNGMFRIRLDNGDTIIGYISGKIRKKFIRILIGDRVKVEVSRYDITRGRIVFRYKQDDDSSKRKMKNSEKKNQSRKDPMDSSSLN; translated from the coding sequence ATGTTAACCTCGCCATCATCCTCCCTCCGCCACCCAATCCTCCACCACACTCCCCCTCCCCactccaaaaccctaaccctcacCCCATCAACTCTCAATTTCCAACCAGTCCAAAAACCCCAGTTCCATCTCCACATCAACATCAACACCAGCAGGCACTGTCCGGTCGGAAACCACCTCCTCTTCAGCACCATACGGTTTTCGAACGTTGTCGCCGCGAGCAAATCGCCGGGAGTGGACGAACAGAAGTTCAGCCAAGAAGGGATGGTGACGGAGTCACTCCCCAACGGTATGTTTCGAATTCGATTAGACAACGGGGACACCATCATCGGCTACATTTCTGGGAAAATCCGAAAGAAATTCATTCGAATTTTGATCGGCGACAGAGTTAAGGTTGAAGTCAGTCGGTACGACATCACGAGAGGTCGTATTGTTTTCAGATATAAACAGGATGACGACTCAAGCAAAAGAAAGATGAAGAACTccgaaaagaaaaatcaatccaGGAAGGATCCTATGGACTCTTCCTCCCTaaactaa
- the LOC137714543 gene encoding receptor-like protein 3, translating into MDLSSNHFHGPIPSSFFQQAWNLTSFNVSNNTFSGHIPSSVCLRLHPSIRVLDFSSNEFSGNISPGFGGCFKLQILRAGHNNLSKSLPKDIYNATKLEELSLPLNSLNGAISERIANLAHLTILDLNSNHLNGVLPLNFGKLFKLKFMNFDFNSLQGNMPPSLMNYTNFVELHLESNYLEGDLTKLNFSKLSCLSKLDLSWNNFTGIFPISLYSCRSLKAIRLSENPYLEGQTQPEILLLKSLSFLSLVYVRLTNITVAMKILMCCKSLHTLLLTGSFDRETMPTVDEMIDFHGFQNLRVLSLAGCGLNGQIPGWLSNLQNLEVLDLGYNQIIVSLPSPPYDHISYSDHCDSNVPRATPSGYVGSQILKSHTGYYTGGSGILSQRSSFQPYHEPENSIEFTPSSVQTTYVPGLFMIEGSLRFQRSSVFDYVGNVSKSLRPSSVSFELSGFWSESSGKICMVGSGSNYLAHGRGLYYPAVLKLYNVMSSTSVTSLITGTLESSMSSESNPKYFGPVSI; encoded by the exons atggatttgtcaagcaatcaCTTTCATGGTCCAATTCCATCTTCTTTCTTCCAACAAGCTTGGAATTTGACTAGTTTCAATGTCAGCAACAACACCTTCTCTGGGCATATCCCATCATCTGTTTGTCTTCGATTGCATCCTTCCATAAGAGTATTGGATTTTTCCTCTAATGAATTTAGTGGCAACATTTCCCCTGGGTTCGGTGGGTGTTTCAAACTACAGATTCTTCGTGCTGGTCACAATAATTTGTCAAAATCACTTCCAAAAGATATCTATAATGCTACCAAACTTGAGGAACTTTCTTTACCTCTCAATTCACTAAATGGAGCCATTAGTGAAAGAATCGCCAACCTCGCCCACCTGACAATCCTTGACCTCAACTCAAATCATCTGAATGGTGTGCTCCCTCTCAATTTTGGGAAGCTATTCAAGttaaaattcatgaattttgatTTTAACAGCTTACAAGGTAATATGCCCCCATCTTTGATGAATTACACAAACTTTGTAGAACTACATTTGGAATCCAATTATTTGGAAGGAGACCTCACCAAGCTTAATTTCTCCAAACTCAGTTGCCTTAGTAAACTTGACCTATCTTGGAATAACTTCACTGGTATCTTTCCAATAAGCCTTTACTCATGCAGGTCCCTAAAAGCAATTCGGTTGAGTGAAAATCCTTATCTAGAAGGACAAACACAACCTGAGATTCTTTTGTTGAAATCCTTGTCCTTTCTCTCGCTTGTTTATGTACGGCTGACCAATATCACAGTGGCAATGAAGATATTAATGTGTTGCAAAAGTCTTCATACACTCCTCCTTACCGGTTCATTTGATCGCGAGACAATGCCAACTGTTGATGAAATGATTGATTTTCATGGATTTCAGAATCTCCGTGTCTTGAGTTTGGCTGGTTGTGGGCTCAATGGTCAGATACCTGGGTGGTTATCAAACCTACAGAATCTAGAGGTGTTGGATCTGGGTTATAATCAAATCATAG TTTCATTGCCTTCTCCACCTTACGATCACATATCTTATTCTGATCATTGTGATTCAAATGTTCCCCGGGCAACGCCAAGTGGATATGTAGGTTCTCAGATTCTCAAGAGCCATACAGGTTACTACACCGGTGGAAGTGGAATTCTTAGTCAAAGATCATCATTTCAGCCTTATCACGAGCCCGAAAATTCAATTGAGTTCACCCCCTCGAGTGTTCAAACAACTTATGTACCAGGCTTGTTCATGATTGAAGGAAGTCTTCGATTTCAAAGAAGCAGTGTGTTTGACTATGTGGGAAATGTCTCAAAAAGTCTTCGACCTAGTTCGGTAAGCTTTGAACTAAGTGGGTTCTGGTCAGAATCTTCTGGGAAGATTTGCATGGTTGGATCAGGTTCTAATTACTTGGCACATGGTCGTGGGCTTTATTATCCCGCTGTTCTTAAGCTTTATAATGTCATGAGTTCCACCAGTGTTACTAGTTTGATTACTGGAACCTTAGAGAGCTCGATGAGTTCTGAGAGCAATCCAAAGTATTTTGGACCCGTCTCAATTTGA